In Fusarium fujikuroi IMI 58289 draft genome, chromosome FFUJ_chr08, one genomic interval encodes:
- a CDS encoding related to phenol 2-monooxygenase, protein MEQVDVTIVGGGPTGLFVALLLQPLGISVRVLDEKPCSLELGRADALNARTQQYFEVAGILDELLPDGLKCNTSSTFKAGDFKSRQNAWWVGIEHAFHKNFLMIGQLVVEQVMRARLGDAVSYNEHVISITEDEDAVTVMSSSGRKVRSKYAVGADGARSFVRNTLGITFTGTKPEMTWAVLDTFLDTDFPVCPEIITFELDGESRVAWIPRERGMSRFYVLLKGEITQQLAEESIKEHLAPYRVEFTKTEWFSTFHVKERLAGTFISKEGHGRIILAGDAAHVHSVNGGQGLNTGVSDAFALAWRLSALARPSNLTTKARDDILRSYDIERRSTAAQVIGVAAALVRDTIHTAKKYVSTIERNAGFITGMGVNYSEFATPLIQGTELGIWKPGYRCPDVAMTGSSGKTSRLYENVSYGDFIVLAIGRRLAAISASAPVYTILPNGSTDGIVECHQNRDGDKDFTADWCKNEDSAIVIVRPDMYVGYVGTFEDEAWKEYLDSYFVKSR, encoded by the exons ATGGAGCAAGTTGATGTTACTATCGTTGGTGGCGGTCCTACTGGACTCTTTGTTGCTCTTCTCCTACAACCATTGGGTATCTCCGTTCGTGTCCTAG ATGAGAAGCCCTGTAGTTTAGAGCTTGGTCGTGCTGATGCACTCAATGCTCGTACTCAGCAGTACTTTGAGGTGGCTGGCATCCTCGATGAGCTTTTGCCTGATGGTCTCAAATGCAACA CGAGCTCTACCTTCAAAGCGGGCGATTTCAAATCCCGTCAAAACGCTTGGTGGGTTGGTATCGAACATGCCTTCCACAAGAACTTTCTCATGATCGGACAACTTGTCGTCGAACAGGTGATGCGCGCTCGTCTGGGAGATGCAGTTAGCTACAACGAGCACGTTATCAGCAtcactgaagatgaagacgctGTCACCGTCATGAGTAGTTCGGGGCGAAAGGTTCGCAGCAAATATGCTGTTGGTGCTGACGGTGCACGATCCTTCGTCAGAAACACGCTGGGTATTACTTTCACTGGTACCAAACCTGAGATGACCTGGGCTGTTCTTGATACCTTTTTGGATACTGATTTTCCTGTTTGTCCTGAGATTATTACgtttgagcttgatgggGAGTCTCGAGTTGCGTGGATTCCAAGAGAGCGAGGAATGTCTCGCTTTTATGTTCTTCTAAAGGGCGAGATTACGCAACAGCTGGCTGAAGAGTCTATCAAAGAACATCTTGCTCCTTATCGAGTAGAGTTTACAAAGACTGAATGGTTCAGCACATTCCATG TTAAGGAACGACTCGCTGGAACATTCATCTCCAAGGAAGGCCACGGAAGAATCATCTTGGCCGGAGACGCTGCTCACGTTCATTCAGTCAACGGCGGACAAGGCTTAAACACGGGTGTCTCCGATGCCTTCGCCCTAGCTTGGCGTCTATCAGCTCTCGCTCGCCCATCCAACCTTACCACCAAAGCAAGAGACGACATCCTACGTAGCTACGACATCGAGCGTAGATCCACAGCCGCTCAAGTCATCGGAGTAGCTGCAGCACTAGTCAGGGACACCATCCATACAGCCAAGAAATACGTCTCCACAATCGAACGAAATGCCGGCTTCATCACAG GCATGGGTGTCAACTACAGCGAGTTCGCCACTCCGCTCATCCAGGGTACGGAACTTGGTATCTGGAAACCTGGATATCGCTGTCCCGATGTGGCAATGACTGGATCTTCCGGTAAAACCTCGCGACTCTACGAAAATGTCTCTTATGGGGACTTCATCGTCCTGGCTATCGGAAGACGACTTGCGGCGATTTCCGCCTCGGCTCCCGTTTATACTATCCTGCCCAATGGGTCGACTGATGGGATCGTCGAATGTCACCAAAACAGGGATGGCGACAAGGACTTCACTGCTGATTGGTGCAAGAACGAGGACTCGGCTATTGTGATTGTTCGGCCGGATATGTATGTCGGATATGTTGGCACTTTCGAGGACGAGGCTTGGAAAGAATACTTGGATTCTTACTTTGTAAAGTCTCGATAG